Sequence from the Spirochaetota bacterium genome:
GTGTTATTATCTTTTCCGATAAAAGTACATTGAGTCTCATGATTTCTAATATTTATAGGAATATTATACATCATAATCATATGATGTATAATATTCGGTCAAGATAATTTCATAAAAATTATTAAATGTCAAAAAGCTTTATAGTATTACTCATTCTCTATTCAAAAGAATATGAGCATATCGAAACCACATCTTATTCAAGTAAATCGATAGAAACTACTAACAGACAAAACCAAGAATCGATGCAGGGTTATGCATGCTTCTCCTTTGACATGTAGACCTTTTTGTAAGATTTCCTCAATCCCATTTGAGTGAAGAAGGAGGTTGTAGCGACATCTAAGGAAAAGCGGTTTCTCAATGCATGAAAAGTCCTGGATACAATACGCCCCATGGTGTATCCTTGGAGCATAACCTCTCCATTGATTTCAAACATCTCCTCAGGCGACATATTGGGATGCTTATAGACAATTGACTCACCGCCGTAACAATCCCAAGAAAGGTCCGTAAATATCCTTCCCTTATCGAGATACTCTCGGTAAATCTGGCTCCCAGGCATAGGCGTGAGGGTAAAGATAAAGGGGATAATGTTACATTCATTGCAGAAATCCAATGTTTGTCTGTAGGTTTCAGGGGTGTCTTCATCCCATCCTACTATAAAAAATCCCCAAACCTCTATCCCCAGGCTCTGAATGATCCTGATGTTCTTCTTCATTGTCTCAATATCAAAAGTATCGGGTGAAGCACAATGCAACTTCCTCCAGGCTCCGGATTGTGTCTGACCAGACTTGTTCACTGACTCAAGACCTGCGGCTATTGCACAAAGACCGCTCTCCGTAGCAAGTTCCAATATCTTCTGACCATCCTTGTAGTTTATAGCAGACAACCCTCCAGCGCCCACCCAAAGGTGTCGAGGACGCAGTTGAGCGAGTTCGCGATATAGATCAAGGTAATAATTATTCTCATGTAAGCGATCAACTATCTGCGGATGACCAAAGACACTGTCATCAACATTAAAATAGCGTTTCCGCAGGGTAGCAACCTCAGATACAACCTCATCGATAGGTCGATGCCTAATCTTTGCTCCGAAGATGTCAGTCACAGGACAGAACCTGCAATGATTCGGACACCCCCGTGTTGTAAACATTGAATCCATCAGATAACGATTCTTAGGCAGAAGGTCTCGTCTCATCATAGGCAGATTGGCCAAGCTAGGCCGTTGCTTGCTGTGAAATACCTTACCTGAAAGGAAGTCTGTTTTATAGGGACCGCTGACGTAATAATCACTTTGCATACCCCTCTCAACATCCTCGAGAACAACCGGCCACAGCTCTTCAGCTTCGCCAATGACAACAGAAGTGGCATGCTCCTTGGACTCCTCAGGGAAAGCATAGACATGAGGCCCCCCCAAAACCACCCTCTTCCCTTTAGCCAAAAAAATATCCGCTATTTCATATGCCACAACTGCAAGGGGAGTGCGAACCGTTATGCCCACCACATCCACATCGGAGTCATAGTCCACTTTATCGCCATATAACATATCAATTATTTTTACTTCATGTTCCTCTGGTGTTAAAGCGGCTAAAAGCGT
This genomic interval carries:
- a CDS encoding radical SAM protein → MKIELIFPGRELETSRATALVMPLAPTLLAALTPEEHEVKIIDMLYGDKVDYDSDVDVVGITVRTPLAVVAYEIADIFLAKGKRVVLGGPHVYAFPEESKEHATSVVIGEAEELWPVVLEDVERGMQSDYYVSGPYKTDFLSGKVFHSKQRPSLANLPMMRRDLLPKNRYLMDSMFTTRGCPNHCRFCPVTDIFGAKIRHRPIDEVVSEVATLRKRYFNVDDSVFGHPQIVDRLHENNYYLDLYRELAQLRPRHLWVGAGGLSAINYKDGQKILELATESGLCAIAAGLESVNKSGQTQSGAWRKLHCASPDTFDIETMKKNIRIIQSLGIEVWGFFIVGWDEDTPETYRQTLDFCNECNIIPFIFTLTPMPGSQIYREYLDKGRIFTDLSWDCYGGESIVYKHPNMSPEEMFEINGEVMLQGYTMGRIVSRTFHALRNRFSLDVATTSFFTQMGLRKSYKKVYMSKEKHA